One Microplitis demolitor isolate Queensland-Clemson2020A chromosome 2, iyMicDemo2.1a, whole genome shotgun sequence DNA segment encodes these proteins:
- the LOC128669063 gene encoding cyclin-T-like, with protein sequence MAQKWYFSKEELKNSPSFKDGVSTEKELDHKQQAAYLMNDLGKRLKLSEVCTHTATVYMHRFYTQHSLSKFHRYEMAMTAIFVAAKVQEEPQKLKDVINAFYRCLKKDMNYQLDTTAAEYQDHVKTIILNERILLATLGFRMGVNHPHKYIMKFCQEINACKELCKIFLQMATNTLQMTSMCVKYKPAVVAAFCIYLTIRSSQWKIPEVLDGNPWFWLLDRKVTFDLLIKMDREFKEILNKISPRIKNRVMRLFKNPTGQLILMNRKERCSSSSDQENVLAKAEIRKSSRRKISYHEYLDRLTKKKSANSDGSSVSSPEAEEIQDNSVGSTSSQLMPVTTADVEVRIGAIGNYSYKRKHDDDTGSIFVPVKKRKLS encoded by the coding sequence ATGGCTCAAAAGTGGTATTTTAGCAAAGAAGAGTTAAAGAATTCTCCGAGTTTCAAAGATGGTGTAAGTACTGAAAAAGAACTGGACCACAAACAACAAGCTGCTTACTTAATGAATGATTTGGGCAAGCGGCTAAAATTGTCGGAAGTCTGTACGCATACAGCTACAGTGTACATGCACCGTTTTTACACTCAACATTCATTGTCGAAATTTCATCGTTATGAAATGGCAATGACGGCAATTTTCGTGGCGGCAAAGGTTCAAGAAGAGccacaaaaattgaaagacgTTATCAATGCTTTTTATCGCTGCTTGAAAAAAGACATGAACTATCAACTGGACACCACTGCTGCCGAGTACCAGGATCATGTCAAGactataatattaaatgaacgCATCCTTTTAGCCACATTAGGATTCAGGATGGGAGTGAATCATCCACATAAGTATATTATGAAATTCTGCCAAGAAATCAACGCTTGTAAAGAACTATGCAAGATTTTTCTGCAGATGGCGACCAACACCTTGCAGATGACGTCAATGTGCGTCAAATACAAACCGGCAGTCGTGGCGGCGTTTTGCATATATTTAACTATTCGATCCTCGCAATGGAAAATTCCAGAAGTCTTGGATGGAAATCCTTGGTTTTGGTTGCTGGATCGGAAAGTGACGTTTGATCTGCTGATTAAGATGGACAGGGAGTTCaaggaaatattaaataaaatttcacctAGAATAAAAAACCGGGTGAtgcgtttatttaaaaatccaacTGGCCAATTGATTTTAATGAATCGAAAAGAGAGATGCTCCAGTTCATCGGATCAGGAGAATGTTTTGGCTAAAGCTGAAATTAGGAAGTCAAGTAGACGAAAGATCAGCTATCACGAGTATCTTGACAGACTGACGAAGAAAAAATCTGCTAATTCAGATGGGTCGTCGGTATCTTCACCTGAAGCTGAAGAAATACAAGATAATTCTGTGGGAAGTACGAGTAGTCAACTTATGCCTGTAACTACAGCAGATGTGGAAGTAAGAATTGGAGCTATCGGAAACTACAGCTATAAACGTAAACATGATGATGATACGGGCAGTATTTTTGTTCCTGTTAAAAAACGTAAGTTGTCATAG